In Sphingobacterium sp. SYP-B4668, the sequence CACTTTATCCATATGGCAAAACTGCCCGCTCTTCCATTGCAGCTGCCAGCTACCTAATCGACCATTTCGTACCTTGAGGAGCTCCACGTTCCAACAAGGAGGCCCTACACCTGGCAGCCCTGCTTCAAGCACGCTGGCTATCGGCGAGATTTTCCATCGCGCCACACTCGTCGTATTTCCGACTTTATGAGGTTGATAACAATGCATCAGTCCCGTCACCCCACTTTGCTCCACTGCAAGTTGGAGACGCCGCGATTGCATAAAACTGATTTCCTTCAATTCTGCCACCACCACCGTAAGTGCCTCACATTTGAGAGCTTCCTCTACCGTCCACAACACATCTTTCTCCTGTACCAAATCAATAAAAATAATACGGTCCGGATCGATGCCAAAGATTTTCAAACCTGCCGGGAACAACGTCCTTCTAGTCCCGATCCAGAGACACATCCCGCCCTGAGGAATCAAATTCCCCAACAGGCCCGCAACAAAGCCGCCTGTTGCCGCAGCCTCCTCTGCGTCATGGCTCATAAACTCATGAATGACCCCCGTAGGGAAGATTCCATTTGGGAATACCTGCTCCAATGACCCCAATCCAACAGTGCAATGCTGTGATGAAGGTTCCTTAAACCCTTCCAAAGAAAGAATCTCCTTTTGGAGTCTTTCCACAATCTCACTTTTCGAACCTCCATGATACATGATAATTAAAATTAAATTCGTATTATTGTCACTAATAATAACAAAATAGTGTTACCAATAATAACAAATGAAAACTGAATCCCCAAAAATATTTTTCGGTCCGAATATTAAATTCCTGCGCGAGCGCAGAAAGATAAGTCAAGAAAGCCTCGCCGAAAAACTCCATGTAACAAGGGCCAAGCTTGCCGCTCTTGAGATTGGACAGACCAAGGCACCTCAGCCTGAGGATTACATTCGTTTCTCAGACTTCTTTACCATCAGCATAGATAGCCTGATAAAAGCTGATCTATCCAAGCTCGGCGAATTAAAGTTACGGGAATTGGAAGCCGGCAATGATGTCTATATTATGGGAGGCAAGATTAGGGTACTGGCTATCACAGTAGACAAAGCACAAAAAGAAAATACCGAATATGTGCCCGTACATGCTAAAGCTGGATATACCTCAGGCTACAATGACCCGCAGTTCATTGCCCAATTACCCAAATTTTCTTTACCTAATCTTCCTACAGACAAAAGCTTCCGCATGTTTCCCATTGCCGGCGACTCTATGCTCCCCATTGTTCAAGGAAGCGAAATCATTGCCGAGTATGTAGAAGATTGGAAGAATTTAAAGCCACAGACGCCCTGTGTTGTCATCTTGAACGGACAGCAGGATTTTGTATTCAAAATGGTCACTTTACAACAACGGACATTTTTATTAGAATCCCTTAATACGGCCTACAAACCTTATGAGGTCGGGATTGCAGATGTATTGGAAATTTGGCAATTTTATAGCTATCATTCCCGTCACATGCCCGATGGCCCCACCGAAATGAAAGAAGTAAAAGTCTTGATCGATCAAATATTGGCCGATATGCAAATATTGAAGAAGAAAAAACAGTAGATATGCCCGCCTCAATACACCAACAATCCTACGGCAGCCGAGATAAAAATAATATATACCGGATGCATTTTATACTTGATAGACAATAGCAGTGCCCCAACAAAAAAAACGGGACTCAAATAGTCAATAAAATTATCACTATTCATTAAAGAAAGGGCGGCTATTCCAATAAGCGCTATACTCAACGGTTTGATTCCCGCAAGCGCAGCTGCAAAGTATGTATTTGTCCTAAATTTGGTGTAGAAATAAGAAATCAGGACAATCAATATAAACGAAGGGAGACATAGTGAAAGCGTAGCCACCACCGACCCTAGGACAGCCACGGAGGACGAATAACCAGCATGCACTAGCGCAGTGTAACCCGCATAGGTAGCCGTATTAATGCCAATGGGGCCAGGTGTCATCTGCGAAATAGCGATAAGGTCCGTAAATTCCTGAGCCGTCATCCATCCATTCTGTACCACCACCTCGTCCTGAATCAACGACAGCATAGCATATCCACCACCAAAGCCCAATGTTCCTATCTTAATAAATACCCAAAATAATTTCAAAAATATCATATCTTACCCCAATCGTTGCACCATCAATTTTTTCACTGCATAATAAAGCACTCCCCCTATACAACCGCCCAATACAATATATACCGGCGAGACATGACACCACCACATCAGCACCAATGCACCCACAGGTATCATCGCCGTCTTATAGGTCAGTTTATTAGCTTTTATAGCCGTATAGCAAGGAGCCACAATCAGTGCAACCACAGTAGGGCGGAGTGCTTTAAAAGCCTTCGCCACCCACACATTCTCTTGAAAACGATTGAAAAAAGAAGCTATTAACACAATAATCAAGAACGGTGCAACAATTGTCCCCAATGCAGCGACTATCCCACCCTTTAATCCGTAGATTTTGTATCCCACAAGGGCTGCAATATTAGTCGCAAATACGCCTGGCAGCGACTCGGTAATAGCCAGCAGTTCGTAAAATTCGTCCTGGCTGAGCCAGCCTCGAGAAATAATCTCCTGTTCAATAAGAGGGATAACAGCATAACCACCGCCAATAGTAAATACACCTATCTTTGTAAAAAGATAAAATAATTTAAAAAACATATAACATCATTAAATGCCTTTGAACAAAAAGCAGTAAAGAACCTAAGCCTTAAATATACCAAAAATATGCCTTCAAATCTAAGATAAAAGCAAATTTAACACCCCTATTTCATCAATCCTTAGCCTGTCTTTTCTCCAGATTATCTATCTTAACCGCCAGTCTCTTCAATAGTTCGATTTGCATTTCCTGCGATTCGTACAATTCTTTGATCTGCTCCTCCAATAAAATATCCAGTTTCTGGTGTAAGCTTCTAATTTCCAATTCCGCTTTCAGATTGACCAAGTAATCATTCTCCCCCCTTTTACGATCCTTTTCCTCTTGTCGATTCTGGCTCATCATAATAATAGGTGCTTGAAATGCCGCGATACAAGAAAGCACAAGATTCATCAGTATAAAAGGAAACGGATCAAATTGATCGCCCTTTGGCGTCAACACATTAAAAGCAATCCAGGCCAACAATATAACACTAAAGAGGATGATGAACTTCCAGCTCCCCCCAAATCGAGCAACCTTATCCGATATCCGTTGACCCCGACTCAGCATCTCCTTTGGCGGATTGAGCAGATTATTCACGATCAGGGCCTCTTCCGCTATCGCCTTTTTCACGATATCGTGTAGTTTACGAATATGTGCATTGCTTTGCTCTAGCATCGCAATATGCTCATCTTGGACAGGTGTTTTCTTTTTCATAAGAGACAGGGTTTATTAACCACACAAGGCATTATACACATCCCAATGTAAGCAAAATTCATTCCCGTTCAAAGTGACAAATAAGGCGACAGCTTACAGCGTCTCTGCGACTACTATATAGACA encodes:
- a CDS encoding ImuA family protein, whose product is MYHGGSKSEIVERLQKEILSLEGFKEPSSQHCTVGLGSLEQVFPNGIFPTGVIHEFMSHDAEEAAATGGFVAGLLGNLIPQGGMCLWIGTRRTLFPAGLKIFGIDPDRIIFIDLVQEKDVLWTVEEALKCEALTVVVAELKEISFMQSRRLQLAVEQSGVTGLMHCYQPHKVGNTTSVARWKISPIASVLEAGLPGVGPPCWNVELLKVRNGRLGSWQLQWKSGQFCHMDKVKQPQGGILSYTG
- a CDS encoding XRE family transcriptional regulator; its protein translation is MKTESPKIFFGPNIKFLRERRKISQESLAEKLHVTRAKLAALEIGQTKAPQPEDYIRFSDFFTISIDSLIKADLSKLGELKLRELEAGNDVYIMGGKIRVLAITVDKAQKENTEYVPVHAKAGYTSGYNDPQFIAQLPKFSLPNLPTDKSFRMFPIAGDSMLPIVQGSEIIAEYVEDWKNLKPQTPCVVILNGQQDFVFKMVTLQQRTFLLESLNTAYKPYEVGIADVLEIWQFYSYHSRHMPDGPTEMKEVKVLIDQILADMQILKKKKQ
- a CDS encoding chromate transporter, whose protein sequence is MIFLKLFWVFIKIGTLGFGGGYAMLSLIQDEVVVQNGWMTAQEFTDLIAISQMTPGPIGINTATYAGYTALVHAGYSSSVAVLGSVVATLSLCLPSFILIVLISYFYTKFRTNTYFAAALAGIKPLSIALIGIAALSLMNSDNFIDYLSPVFFVGALLLSIKYKMHPVYIIFISAAVGLLVY
- a CDS encoding chromate transporter, whose amino-acid sequence is MFFKLFYLFTKIGVFTIGGGYAVIPLIEQEIISRGWLSQDEFYELLAITESLPGVFATNIAALVGYKIYGLKGGIVAALGTIVAPFLIIVLIASFFNRFQENVWVAKAFKALRPTVVALIVAPCYTAIKANKLTYKTAMIPVGALVLMWWCHVSPVYIVLGGCIGGVLYYAVKKLMVQRLG
- a CDS encoding DUF1003 domain-containing protein produces the protein MKKKTPVQDEHIAMLEQSNAHIRKLHDIVKKAIAEEALIVNNLLNPPKEMLSRGQRISDKVARFGGSWKFIILFSVILLAWIAFNVLTPKGDQFDPFPFILMNLVLSCIAAFQAPIIMMSQNRQEEKDRKRGENDYLVNLKAELEIRSLHQKLDILLEEQIKELYESQEMQIELLKRLAVKIDNLEKRQAKD